The following coding sequences lie in one Oryza brachyantha chromosome 10, ObraRS2, whole genome shotgun sequence genomic window:
- the LOC102707154 gene encoding cortical cell-delineating protein-like, with amino-acid sequence MAPKSAAFLALVITMSFLSLEVVHGCGDTSCSNPSPPPPAVPSPSGGTCPINALDLAVCADVLQYVLRITTNAPSSQCCPLLARLVDLDAAVCLCTAIKANVLGVVAVDVPLDITLVLNYCNKTCPPGFTCPL; translated from the coding sequence ATGGCTCCCAAGTCTGCAGCTTTCCTTGCCCTAGTCATCACCATGAGCTTTCTCTCCCTGGAGGTTGTCCATGGCTGCGGCGACACAAGCTGCTCAAacccgtctccgccgccgccggctgtgccgtcgccgtcgggggGAACGTGCCCGATCAATGCGCTTGATCTCGCGGTGTGCGCCGATGTGCTGCAATACGTTCTCAGGATCACCACAAATGCTCCGTCCTCGCAGTGCTGCCCGCTGCTTGCACGGCTCGTCGATCTCGATGCCGCGGTTTGCCTGTGCACCGCCATCAAGGCGAATGTCCTGGGTGTTGTCGCCGTCGATGTCCCGCTTGATATCACTCTCGTTCTTAACTACTGCAACAAGACATGCCCTCCTGGCTTCACTTGCCCACTCTAA